The Geobacter metallireducens GS-15 region CCGCCCGCCTTTGACTTTAGAACGCCACAAGGGGCCGGTCATGAACCTTGACTATTGATAATGCGATGAAAGGCCGCTATGCTCCCCTCGGACTTAAGACGCACTGAAGGGAGGGTAACGGCCATGAGGTGACACAATGAGAATGAAGAAAGGCATGCTTGCCTTGGAAGAACCAGTAAAGCAAATCGGAGCCATCAAGCGGCGCAAGGAGTCGAAGAAGCTCTACGTGGATTTCTACTACTTCGGGCGCAGGATAACGAGAAGCACGGAACTGAACGACACCCCGGCCAATGAACGAAAGGTCCGGGCCTTTCTCGACAAGGTGATGCAGCGGATCGAGGACGGGACGTTCAAGTTTGCGGAGGCGTTCCTAGGAGCCACGGAGGAAGAGAAGGAGTTCTTCACCCAACTGGAAGGAAGGGAGTACCGGCCGGAACCACATCAGGTGGTTTTCGGAGAGTATGTGAAGGAGTGGATGGCGACGATCTTCCCCACCTTCGGCTCACCGACCAAGCGGCGGGACTATCGGGAGGCAATCGAAACGAGAATCCTTCCGGCCTTTCGGAACATGACGTTCCACCAGATAACCGGGATGGCGGTATTCCGGTTCACGGAGTCGCTGGTCTGGAAAAAGGGCATCCACAAGGGAAAGCCCCTCTCCACGGCCAGGAAGAGCAACATCCTGATTCCGTTTCGCTCCATCTGGAACGATGCCTGCGACCATTACCGCTGGGTTATCAAGAGTCCCTTCGATAACCTGAGAAAGCGGCTTCCCAAGACCGAGAAGAAGGAACACACCGTTATCCGCTTCGCCGACTGGCTCACGTTCCTTGACAATCTGGAAGTGCATTACCGCCCCATCGCGGAACTGATGATCCTTACCGGGATGATCCCTTCGGAGTTGGGGGGACTACGGAAGGACGATATCGAGGGGAATTACCTCAACGTCCGCAACTCCTACGTCCTCGGCGTGGAGAAGAAGAGCCTCAAGACCGCTTTCCGCAAGAGGCAAATCTCCATCACGGAAGCCATCAGGAAGCGGCTACAAGAACTTCAGAACCGCCCCGGCTCTCCTTACCTCTGCACGATGGTTGACGGCTCACGGTTCAACAGTAGCCGGTTCTGCAAGGTCTGGAAGAAGGCGGTGGATCAGGCCGGGATTCCCTACGTTACCTCCTACTCGGCCCGGCACTCTTTCGCGGCGTGGAGTCTCATTATCGGGGTGAATCCGTTACGGCTCGTCAAGCTCATGGGGCATGCCAGCAAGCAAATGGTCTATGAGGTCTACGGGAACTACGTGGAGGGATTGGAAGAGGACGCGGAAAACATCTTCCGCTACTTCGGCAGGGACTTCATTATCCCCGGAAAAAGCAAATCCCCGATACCGTTTAGAGACAGTACCGGGGACAGTTTCGCGAACAACCTCTTAACTTTCGGAGATTGTTAGATTTTTTTGGAGCGGGAAACGGGATTCGAACCCGCGACCTTCAGCTTGGGAAGCAGGACACAAATCTTTCACGCCCCCACAACCCGCTCTATCACCATCTCGTTTATAGTCCATAACTTGTTGACTTATATCTGATTTTCCCATAGAGTTATCCAAGCCAAGCCTCGCTTCATACGCTTTACTGCAAGCCCACTAGAGGTTGCTTGCAGGTTGCTTGTAGCACTCAGAGGGAAATCATGTCAACGCAATTCTCAGACAAGTTCATTCAAAACCTGAAGCCTGAAGCCAAGAAGTATTACATCCGGGAGAGTCGAGGATTCGCCATAGTCGTCCACCCTTCCGGTATCAAGAACCCGAAAGGGACAAAGACTTTCCTTTACATCTACACCATCAACGGCAAGCGCAAGGAGTTGAAGCTAGGGAATTACCCAGAGGTAACGCTCAAGGATGCTCGCATCAAGCACGGCGAAGCCTATGCACGTTTGGTTAATGGAGAAGACCCAGTCACCCCTCCAGTCATTAAAGCTGAGCCGCAAGACGAAAACCTCACCTTCGGTCACTTCACAGAGTTATACCTCCAATGGTCAAAAGATAATCATTCGCCCAAGTGGCACAACACTATCAAGTGCGCCCTGAATAAAGATGCACTTCCTGTCTGGGAATATACACTCATAGCTTCCATCAAGCGTCGTGACGCTATAGCCTTTCTTGAAAACGTAGCAAGGCGGGGTATCCAAGTAATCAACTTACACAAGGCGACCAGCTCAGTCTTTGACTATGCTTTAGAGCGTGAATACATCGAATCAAACCCGATGGCAGGATTAAAAGCAAAGACTATCCCGGCCCTTAAACCAAAAGCGAGAGAGCGCTTTCTCTCAGACAGTGAGATAAAACACGTCTGGAAGGCCATAGACGAGGGGCCGGGTTATGATGAAACCAAGCGTGCCTTGAAACTCATAATGGTAACAGCACAGCGACCGGGGGAGGTTGCAGCAATGCACAGGCGGGAGATTCAAACAGGCGTCGGTAAACCACGTTGCAAGATATGCAAGCGGTGCGGGTGGTGGACTATTCCGGCAGAAAGGATGAAGAACGGAGAGGAGCACAGGATATACCTTACCCCTACAGCCCTCGAACTGATCGGAGATGCAGAGGGGTATATCTTTCCGTCACCACAGGACGGGCAACCTATAAACAGAAACTCCCTTTCCCAGCTTGTCAGTAGAGAGAGAAACAACAAGAAGCCCAATGGGGAGATGTACCCACCGTATTATGGATTGCCTGAGTGGACGCCTCACGATCTGAGACGCACGGCCCGGACCCTTCTGGCTCGTGTTGGCGTACCGGAGGAGCACGCAGAGGAAGTGCTCAGTCACAAGAAAGAGGGCTTAGTGGACAGGTACAACCGCCATGACTACATGGAGGAGAAGAAGGAGGCCTTGATTAAACTGGAAGCTGAGTTGATGAAATTGAGCATATAAGCAATGAAATTGCATTGAAAGTGAGGATGATGCCGATGAGAGCTAAGTCGATATTGTTATTTATGGTGATTGCTTTGTATCCAACGTTTGTTGCAGCACTCGATAGTGAAGAAAAATATACTGGGTTTCATATTGACGTTTACGATGAGGCACTAACAAACAAAGTCATAGCTAATGCGGCTAAATGCGAAGTTATAGATCAATTACTTAACGGTGAAAGAAAGTCTTGTTATCTGTCAAACGCTATACATAAGATTATTAGTGAGCCTGACAACAAGTTAGTGAGGTATATGCCATTAAGAAATAATTACAATCGGTTGTTTATAGAATATGAAGTTGCCTATCACGCTTTAAGGAATGCACAATTCGGAGCACTTAAAACCATGAAAACGCTCAATGCTATTAGTGTGAGTGGCCTTCTTGAAATGTATTCTAAATCAAATTGCCCTGAGCTTAACAAATCACAGGATTGACAAATAACCCTGTCTCGTCTTCTGATGCTATATCCCCACCCCTTCATCTCCCGATGAAGACTGTAGCGTCCAGTACATACAGTAGCGATCTTATCGCTCTTCTAAAGGGCTGGTAATCGAAGTAATTCTTGGCTTGACAGGCCTGATTTGTAAGTGTATAAATTCATCAACGACCATATTGAAATTACACGGAGGGCCAGACAATGAAACGCTACGTGTCCTATCTCAGGGTATCAACCGACAAGCAAGGCCGGGAGGGCTACGGAGTAGGTGCACAACGAGAGGCCGTAGCCAACTACCTGAACGGGGGCAAGTGGGAGTTACTACGGGAGTTCGTAGAGGTGGAATCAGGAAGGAAGAAGGACCGCCCGGAGCTGGCAGCGGCTCTTTCCTTCTGCAAGCTGACTAAGTCCACCTTGATCGTTGCCAAGCTGGACCGCCTAGCCCGCAACGTGGCGTTTGTATCTTCGCTCATGGAATCTGGGGTTGACTTCGTAGCGGTAGACTTCCCAGAAGCAAACAAGCTGACTGTCCATATCCTTGCAGCGGTTGCGGAACATGAGGCCGGTATGATTTCCACCCGCACCAAAGCAGCCTTAGCGGCAGCAAGGACAAGGGGCGTCAAGCTGGGGAATCCTAACCTAACCAATGAAGCCCGGAGCGCTGGCAGGGTTGCAAGGGCTATGAAGTCCGATGAAGATGCAAAGAGGGTAAAACCCATCATTGAAGGATTGAGACTGCAAGGCATGGGACTTAGAGAGACTGCAAGGGAACTGAACCGGCAAGGAATCCGAACGCCACTAGGAAAGGACTGGACCGCTACGGCAGTCAAGAACGCAATGGCGAGATGGTGAAGCTCTGAGGCGTCAAGGTTGACAGGTGGTTTCCCTTCTCCTTCCTGTCCCTGACAGGCCTAGCGCCTCGCCCGGCCCGCTCCCTGATCGCCACGGAGCCCCCCCCCCCCCCCCCACCCCATGGGGGAAAGCGCACGACGAGGGCGAGGGCAGACCCCTTGCACGCACCGGCTGTAATTTCGAGAATCTGAGTGCAGCCGACTCAGCCCGTCAAGCTATTTGCCCGCCCGCTGGACCTCTTCCCGAATAACAACCCACGCCTAGCCCTCACCCGGAATAAAAGCTCGTCACAGGTCAAATATGGTAGCTGTATCCGTTTACCTATATGGCAAATTGAACTAGAGCACCGCTCCGTGCTATAAAGTGGAGGCAAGCAGAAAGGACCCGAAGATGACAGAGTCTCAATCCCATTCAGTTCGTAACGGAGTTATTGCAACTGTCTTAGGTGGACTTATCTTGTCTGCAATACCCTATGCACGTGGTTTACTACTAAGCCTCATCGCATGGGTTTGGTCTGGGGCTGTTTGGGCACGGAAAACCATCACCTTGTCATATCCGACACCGGGGTGGTTACTGCTACTCATAGGGCTGTTCGCACTTTATGGCGCAGTATGCACCCTCTTTGCACTCCGGCCCAAGAAAGAACCCCTCCACAAGAAGTACACTGAAGATATTATTTACGGTGCAAAGTGGCGCTGGTCTTGGGTGGGAAGTAATGTTTCAAATCTTTGGTGCTATTGCCCGACGTGTGATGCAACTCTTGTTTATGATGACAGCTCTTGTCGCTCCCGGTATGAACCAAGCAAAACCGACTTTATCTGTGAGCGGTGCAATGGAAAGGTTGTTACAACAATCCAAGGTGGAAACAAATCATACGCTGTCGGTGCTGCCGAAAGGGAACTTCTCCGCAAGGTGAGGACCGGGGAGTATGTCGCTGCTATCCAATGACTGAAGAAAAGAGCCTCGCCCGCAATTCAAGCAATCGAAATTGGGACAAGGTGGCCGTAACACGGGAGCGGCCCAAGGGAGCACCGTAGATCACTGAGAGAGAACACAGACTGCTCGCACCTCGGCTACTGGCTCAACCTTGGGCAATCAAACGGGCTACTATGTAACCGGCCTCAGCCGGATAGATATAAATAACCGTATGTAAGACAAGTCAGTCTGATAAGTTGTACCAGTCAGGGAAGCGGTCACTCTTTATGCGCCACGCCACGGTGGATTGAGAGAGACCAGCAGCTTTTGCAGCTTCTCTTTGATGAGTGAAGACACCGATAGGCGTGCTAATCTTGGAGCCACGAGTAGGCTTTTTCGACCCGGTTGCATAAGCACGCTTCATACAGCGAGAGCGACAGCTCCACTCAAGATTGCTTGCGTTGTTGTTGCTACGATTCCCATCTTTGTGCCTTACACAAGGAAGCTCGTCGGGATTGTCAATGAAGGCCTCAGCTACAACCCTATGCCACAAGAGCGCCTTGGGTTTCTTGCTCTCTCCAACGTACAAATTTGCAATGCACCCTTTCTTTGAAACTGAAGGGCTCAATACGTGCCTTGTCTTTATCCGTCGAATATCCCCGTTATTTGAGACTTCGTACTCACGCGCCTCCCGTACCACTTTCCATCGTTCGCTCTCGGTCATACCCAGCCCCCCCCCGCTCTTGTAGCACTCTAGCCCGTTTTTTATCTCTCTTATAATTCTTTACTCTTCGTCTACTACTTAGCGCTCCGTCTTCGACGGTACTACTTGTTCGCTCAGAGGTTCCTGTATCTATAGGACGGGTTTATTTTACGATGAGAAATGAGAAATGAAACCATCGGGACTCTGTCACGCATCGGAACGGCTGGTTCGCTCAGAGGTTCCTGTATCTATAGGACGGGTTAATTCATCTTAACGGAGAGCACTTGCACGCGCCGGTTGCAATCCCAAGGGTGAGAGCCCAACTCTCAGACCGTCCTTTTAACGCACCCCGCCGCCCACTGGCTCGCCCGCAACTTGTCACCCCTCACCTTACCCTTCGCCAGCCCGTGCCCGCCCTCAGAAACGATAATAATTTGAAACCGCCGTGCGAGACCGGGAGTGCGCTATATTATTAATAGTATGGGTTAATTGCTTGCCCGCACGCCATATTATTAATAGTATGGATTAATTGCTTGCCCGCACTACAGATGCCCCTGAGTGCGTCAGATATTGCGCCAGAAAGGCTTCGAGTACTCCGGGCAGGGCATACCATTGCCCGACACCGCCCAACCCGCCAGAGGGCTATATTTTTTAAGTTGTGCCGGTGCAATGAATTGAGAGTACGCAAAAGAAAAGGTTCTTCAGGGAATTCCGGGGAAGATTAATAAACAACAACGGCAGCACTGCGGTATCTTGATGGTTCCCCAACCAAAAAAGATCGCAGGAGGCTGCCGTTGTCGTATTCCGATGTTATCGCAATTGCGGGAGGGTGGGAAGGATATCGTGTTGCTGGGACACGCACTATCGTCACAGGTGATGCCAAACGGATCGAGGTAGAACTGATTGCCCTGTCCCAGGATGAGATGGTGTGTGGCTCGTGCGGCGGGCGTTGCACAAGCGTCCATGAAACGACCAAGCGCGTAATTCGAGATTTGCCGATTCTCGATGCTCAGACTTATCTGATCGTTCACCGCCGCAGGCTGCTGTGCCCTCAGTGTGGGCCAACGCTGGAGCGTCTGTCATGGCTGGCGAAATACGCCCGCGTGACGCGCAGGCTTGCAGAGAGCGTAGCGCGACTGTGTGGTGTCGTGTCTGTGAAGCACGTGGCGCAGTATCTGGGGCTTTCTTGGGACCAGGTGAAGGAAATCGACAAGCGCTCACTCACAGAGCGGGTCGGCACCGTCGACCTCTCAAACATCGAAGTTCTCGGGATGGATGAGTTCGCCCTTCACAAGGGGCACCGCTATGCGACGGTTATCATCGAGCCATACCGTAAGGAAGTCTTATGGATCGGCAAAGGCAGGAGTCGCGAGAGTATCCGTCCTTTCTTCACGCAGCTTGGCCCACATGGCTGTAAACGGCTCAAAGCGGTCGTGATGGATATGAACGCATCATATGAGGAGGAAATCAAGCAGCACTCGCCCCAGGCAGACATAGTCTACGACCTGTTCCATGTGGTGGCGAAGTATGGCAGGGAAGTGATCGACAGGGTGCGAGTCGATGAGGCAAACCGCCTGAAGGAAGACAAGAAGGCACGGAAGGTAGTCAAAACATCGCGGTGGTTGCTGCTACGAAACAGCGAGAACGTCAAGGGCGACGACATGCTTCGCCTCCAGGAACTGTTGGAGGCAAACCGCAGCCTCCTTACGGTCTACCTGCTCAAAGACGATCTGAAGCAACTGTGGAAGTTTACCTGCATTGAAGAGGCGGGACTATTCTGGGAGCAGTGGCACCAAAGGGCGATGGAGAGTGGAATACCGCCACTCATCCTGTTTGCCCGCCGGCTAAAGGGCTATCTCCAAGGAATCCTCAACCACTGCCTCTGGCCCCTTCACACCGGAATCCTCGAAGGCATCAATAACAAGATCAAGGTGATCAAAAGAATGGCCTACGGCTTCCGGGATCACGAATACTTCTTTCTCAAGATCAGAGCCGCTTTCCCCGGAATTCCCGGATGAACCAAAGAAAAGCCCCGAACCATTGAAGGCCGGGGCGTGATAGCCTGATTGCAGGTTACAGGTGGGAACTAAGGTGCAAGGCGCTTCAGGCGTTCCAGCGCCTCCACGTTGATACCGATTTTAGCTTGTGCCTCCCTGAGCGTTATTGCCTTCCTGCTGTGAACGAGGGTCAGGTGCTTTCTTGTGATTGCGTTCTTGATCGTCATACGCGCCTCAATCCGGGAGGGTGGCAGAGTATTCATCTTGAGCATTGAAGCACTCTTCCTGCCTGTCGCAAGCTAGGCACTTCCTGAAGGTCGCCATGTGCTGTTTCTCCCATGATTTGAAGTCGGTATTCATCTGGTCAATCTCTGCTTGCATCTTCTCCTCCTCATCGTTAAGGGCTATCGACAATCGGCGGACAGGAGCGAACCGGATGCAGGAGGGGCACGGGATAATCGAAAACAGACAGATGCAGACAGGCGGGTTGCTTGCCAACGGAGGTTGCTTGCGGGGTTGCTTGTAGATTCTGGAAAGAGAAAAAGGGGCTGCCAAAAACTGGCTAACCCCTTGATTTCTTTATGGAGCGGGAAACGGGATTTGAACCCGCGACCTTCAGCTTGGGAAGCTGACACTCTACCACTGAGTTATTCCCGCTTGATTGAGTACAACTTTTTAGCCCATGGGCTCGTTGGTTGTCAACAGTTTTTTCCTGAGGAAGACGCTTGCTTCAGCGCCAGTTCTCACTTGGCCGGTGCACTGGGCCTCCCGGAGAAGCTCATGGGCGTCCCCAACCATCTTGCAGGGAGGAACGGAAAGCAACTCCATGATTTCAGCTCCAGAGAGGAGAAGGTTCCCTCCCCGGGGGATATGGCAGTGCAGGTAGTAACGGGCAAGTTCGCGACAGCGCGATTCGGTGATGTGTCCTCGGGCAAGAAGCAGCAACGGCAGTTCGAGCCCTGCGGGATCGCATGCGTTGAAAAGCGTGTACGCGGAGACCGTGTCCAACCGCTCTGCAAGGGCAAGAGTATCGGCACGACACAGCTTCTCCACGAGTTGCCCTGCCGTCTTTCCAAGCTTAAGCCGATCTGCCGCCGCAGGGAGATCCGCTTCTGTTACAGTAAGAAAAGCAGCCAGCTTCGTGAGGGACAGAACCGTCATACCTCCCTGGATTTGCTCCTGAAGCCGTAAGCATCCCTTTTCCGCAGTTTCGTCGCCCAGCTGTGAAAGGGATTGCACAACAGCTTCGACCCTGTCCATGGCCTCCGCTGCCGGATAAACCTGCGAGGGAGAGAGTCCGAAGAGCACACAGAGAAGTCCCGCATCACCCATAGTTCGGAAAACAGACCCGGTTCCGGGCATGCACAGAACCTGGAAAAGTTCGTCTCGAATCCGCTCCCCAGCGCTGTTTGCAATAAGAGGTGCATGGGTCGTAATTGCCGCGAGAGTTTCAGTCTCGATGCGAAAGCCGAGGGTGGCGGCAAAACGGAATGCGCGTACAAGGCGCAGGGGGTCATCACGAAAAACCGATTCGGCGCAACGCCTTACCAGTTGAGCACGGATATCGGTTTCGCCTTTTAAGGGATCGAAAAGCTCCACCCCACCCTGGAGAGGCACGGCAAGAGAGTTGATGGTGAAGTCGCGAAGGGCGAGATCAGCACAGATATCCTCACCTCTCAGGGGAGCAAAGTCGAAAGTGTCGATCCCGGCCCCTCCCTTGATGACGACGCGGGAATGCCCCCGCTCCTGGTCGAGCCAGAAGAAGGTGCCGCCACACTCTTTGGCAAAGCGGCGGGAAAGAGCCTCAGGCCCGCCGCCGACGGCAATATCCACGTCGTTCACCCCGCGCCCCATCAGCAGGTCGCGCAGGCATCCTCCAACAAC contains the following coding sequences:
- a CDS encoding NUMOD4 domain-containing protein, whose protein sequence is MTESERWKVVREAREYEVSNNGDIRRIKTRHVLSPSVSKKGCIANLYVGESKKPKALLWHRVVAEAFIDNPDELPCVRHKDGNRSNNNASNLEWSCRSRCMKRAYATGSKKPTRGSKISTPIGVFTHQREAAKAAGLSQSTVAWRIKSDRFPDWYNLSD
- a CDS encoding tyrosine-type recombinase/integrase, with product MSTQFSDKFIQNLKPEAKKYYIRESRGFAIVVHPSGIKNPKGTKTFLYIYTINGKRKELKLGNYPEVTLKDARIKHGEAYARLVNGEDPVTPPVIKAEPQDENLTFGHFTELYLQWSKDNHSPKWHNTIKCALNKDALPVWEYTLIASIKRRDAIAFLENVARRGIQVINLHKATSSVFDYALEREYIESNPMAGLKAKTIPALKPKARERFLSDSEIKHVWKAIDEGPGYDETKRALKLIMVTAQRPGEVAAMHRREIQTGVGKPRCKICKRCGWWTIPAERMKNGEEHRIYLTPTALELIGDAEGYIFPSPQDGQPINRNSLSQLVSRERNNKKPNGEMYPPYYGLPEWTPHDLRRTARTLLARVGVPEEHAEEVLSHKKEGLVDRYNRHDYMEEKKEALIKLEAELMKLSI
- a CDS encoding CCA tRNA nucleotidyltransferase, producing the protein MDASIASFLQNPFLRTLRQASASLDLQCYVVGGCLRDLLMGRGVNDVDIAVGGGPEALSRRFAKECGGTFFWLDQERGHSRVVIKGGAGIDTFDFAPLRGEDICADLALRDFTINSLAVPLQGGVELFDPLKGETDIRAQLVRRCAESVFRDDPLRLVRAFRFAATLGFRIETETLAAITTHAPLIANSAGERIRDELFQVLCMPGTGSVFRTMGDAGLLCVLFGLSPSQVYPAAEAMDRVEAVVQSLSQLGDETAEKGCLRLQEQIQGGMTVLSLTKLAAFLTVTEADLPAAADRLKLGKTAGQLVEKLCRADTLALAERLDTVSAYTLFNACDPAGLELPLLLLARGHITESRCRELARYYLHCHIPRGGNLLLSGAEIMELLSVPPCKMVGDAHELLREAQCTGQVRTGAEASVFLRKKLLTTNEPMG
- a CDS encoding ISL3-like element ISGme5 family transposase, with the translated sequence MSYSDVIAIAGGWEGYRVAGTRTIVTGDAKRIEVELIALSQDEMVCGSCGGRCTSVHETTKRVIRDLPILDAQTYLIVHRRRLLCPQCGPTLERLSWLAKYARVTRRLAESVARLCGVVSVKHVAQYLGLSWDQVKEIDKRSLTERVGTVDLSNIEVLGMDEFALHKGHRYATVIIEPYRKEVLWIGKGRSRESIRPFFTQLGPHGCKRLKAVVMDMNASYEEEIKQHSPQADIVYDLFHVVAKYGREVIDRVRVDEANRLKEDKKARKVVKTSRWLLLRNSENVKGDDMLRLQELLEANRSLLTVYLLKDDLKQLWKFTCIEEAGLFWEQWHQRAMESGIPPLILFARRLKGYLQGILNHCLWPLHTGILEGINNKIKVIKRMAYGFRDHEYFFLKIRAAFPGIPG
- a CDS encoding recombinase family protein — translated: MKRYVSYLRVSTDKQGREGYGVGAQREAVANYLNGGKWELLREFVEVESGRKKDRPELAAALSFCKLTKSTLIVAKLDRLARNVAFVSSLMESGVDFVAVDFPEANKLTVHILAAVAEHEAGMISTRTKAALAAARTRGVKLGNPNLTNEARSAGRVARAMKSDEDAKRVKPIIEGLRLQGMGLRETARELNRQGIRTPLGKDWTATAVKNAMARW
- a CDS encoding site-specific integrase; translated protein: MRMKKGMLALEEPVKQIGAIKRRKESKKLYVDFYYFGRRITRSTELNDTPANERKVRAFLDKVMQRIEDGTFKFAEAFLGATEEEKEFFTQLEGREYRPEPHQVVFGEYVKEWMATIFPTFGSPTKRRDYREAIETRILPAFRNMTFHQITGMAVFRFTESLVWKKGIHKGKPLSTARKSNILIPFRSIWNDACDHYRWVIKSPFDNLRKRLPKTEKKEHTVIRFADWLTFLDNLEVHYRPIAELMILTGMIPSELGGLRKDDIEGNYLNVRNSYVLGVEKKSLKTAFRKRQISITEAIRKRLQELQNRPGSPYLCTMVDGSRFNSSRFCKVWKKAVDQAGIPYVTSYSARHSFAAWSLIIGVNPLRLVKLMGHASKQMVYEVYGNYVEGLEEDAENIFRYFGRDFIIPGKSKSPIPFRDSTGDSFANNLLTFGDC